The Paenibacillus sp. G2S3 region GGTGGACTTGGAATTGCTCCTCAGCGTGCAGATGCGTCTCTAATGATTTGGGATATGCAGAAGCGCTGCAAAGTATGGGAAGGCGTACCTGTGCAAGGAGAAAGGGCTATTTCTGCTTTGGTTCTAGATGATGTAGGGCATCTTTGGGGTTTGACGGCGGGACTGTTATTTCGGTTCGATCCACAGCAGAAGCGGACTGTGAAGACTTATTCTTTGTTCTCCATGGACTGGAATGTGGTGACTCATTTTTGGCGTAGCGGCAATGAATTGCTCTACAAGGAAGGCTTGTTGTACGGGGTGTCGATGAATCGATTGTTCAAGTTTGATGTGCGGAGTGAGGAGCTTGAGGTGTTGAATGACGATGCGCGGCTACTGACGATGAACCGTGAGGGCGATCTTTATTTTGCAAGAACTACAGCATTATATCGGATGCACAAGTAAGTTTTGCACTATCCTTGGCGAAGGGTGAGGGATGATGAAAATCTTATATTTTTATAAATTCTGTATTCTAGGTGGGGTAACCACTCAGCTTGCAAATAGACTTAAATTTTTGCGCCACCACTCGGAAGTGCATTTTGCCTTTCTAGAGGATTACGGCGGGGCGAGCGCTTTTGAAGGCTATGAGCATGTCCGAATTCTGGGGACGGTTGAAGAAATTAAGAGCTATATTGAAGCCTTTGATTTCGATGTCATTATTACTATTGATACCTACGAGCTGTATGAAGCGCTTGGGCCTGTACAAGAGGGAAAGGTTATTATTCATGAGGTACATACCACCTATTCTGAACCCTTGCAGAAATTGGCCGCAACGAAAGATAGTCTGCCTTTTCACTATGTGATCACTCCATCTGCTTACATGAAGGATTATTTAGAGAGCATTGGCATAGCGGGTGCTTATCATATTAATAATTGCCTGGATACCAATTTATTCCGATATGAAGCGGGGATTGAGCAGGAGCCTGCCACTATTTTGTGGGTGGGTAAACTGGATGATCACAAGAACTGGTCGTCCTATTTGAACATTGCTGGAAAGCTGAATGCCAAGATGCCAGAGCTGCAATTTATGCTTATTGGGGGATATACTGCTCCCGATGAGATCAAGAAACAGCTGATGGTAAAGGTGGAACAGCAGGGGATTATGCATTTCAAGTGGATTCCCAAAGTGGAATACGATGAGATGTACCGCTATTATTCATCGGTTGCGCAGAATGGTGGGTTATATATTAGTACCACAACCAATGAATCTTTTGGGATGACTGTACTGGAAGCGATGGCCTGCAGGTGTCCGGTAGTGGTTCCGAGTGTAGGGGCGTTGCCGGAACTATTGGATGGTCTGATAAGTGTTTCCCTATACGAATCAGGCAATGAAGAGGAGTGTGTGGACAGATTGAGCGCACTGCTGGAGCAGAATAGTCTGAGGGAAGGCTTGAAGTCATTGGGAGAACAGAAAGCTAGAACTGCTTACAGCATCGAACAAGTGGGAAAAGAATACATGGAACTACTTGAGCGTTTCAGAGAAGAACGCTTATTTCCTAAATAAGTGGATCACTCCATGGGGTTGTCAACCGAATAAGAGGTGTTGTTGAAATGGAAGAGCTGCAGATCGGTATGGTAGGATTGGACACTTCGCATAGCAGGATCTTCGCGGCGCTGCTAAATGATGAATCTCATCCGCTATATATTCCGGGTGGCAGGCTACACTGCGGTTATCCGGGGGGGTCTCCTGATTTCGAGCTAAGCTATTCACGTGTGAGACCGATTAGCAGTGAATTGCAGGAGCGCTATGGGGTTGAATTGCTCGATTCTATAGCAGAAGTTGCGGAGAGATCCCATGCGATTCTATTGACTTCTGTAGATGGGAGAGTGCACAAGGAACAATTTGCGGTGCTGGCTCCTTACGGAAAGCCGGTATTCATTGACAAGCCGTTAGCGGTTTCTTCTGAAGATGCGAAGGTGATTGTGGAATTGGCGGAGAGGTATGGAACGCCATTTTTCTCCAGCTCTATGGTTCGATTTGGGGAACCGTTAGTGGCACTTTTGAAGGATGATAGCGCAGGTGCTATTCTGGGTGCGGATTGCGCTGGACCACTCGATCTACAGCCGACACAACCGGGGTTGTTCTGGTACGGCATACACGCTGCTGAGATGTTATACGCCGCCCTTGGAGAAGGCTGCCATTCGGTACGTGCCGTTAGTAACGATACGCAAGAATGGGTAGTCGGCCAGTGGAAGGACGGGCGAATCGGGACGATCCGCGGAAACCGTACAGGCGGCTCTGATTTCTATATCGTACTGCACCGTGAACGGGGGAGTAACGGAATTAACGCGCTCGGAGCAAATTACAACGCAGGACATCAGCAATTACTGAAGAAATTTATAGCTATGGCGCGAGGGGACTCTCCACCGGTACGATCTTCCCTAACATTAGAGTTGATTCGCTTCATCGAAGCGGCCAACGAAAGTCGGGTAAGCGGTGCTGATGTTCGTCTGTAAAGGAAAGCGCAATCTGAAAGGAGTGTAGTGTATTGATTAGGACAGCAGTGATCGGATGCGGTGGCATGGGGACTGTTCATGCGGATCGCTACAAGTCCATGCCCGAAGCTGAGCTTGTCGCCGTATGTGACATCGTTGAAAAAGCCGCTGAGGTGCTAGGAAATTTAGTGGGCGTTAGCTATTTTACATCTGTACAAGAAATGCTAGAGCAGGTAAAGCCAGAGGTGGTCAGTATTGCTGTGCCGACCTATTTGCATGTAGAACTGGTACGGATTGCGGCTGACCATGGTGCGCATGTGATCTGTGAGAAGCCGCTCGCACTCACTTCGCAGGAAGCGGAAGAAGCAATTCGTTACTGCAACGAGCGCGGTGTACGTTTGTTTGTGGGCCATGTCGTTCGTTTCTTTCCTTCTTACAGACAGCTTGCGGCGGGAATAACGCAGCTTGGCAGTGATCAAGGCGGAATATACCATGCTAAGCGGGCGGGTTCACATCCCGGAATCGTGCAAGAATGGTTTCGAGATCCACTCCTTAGCGGTGGTGTCATTATGGATTTAATGATTCATGATATTGATTACATTCGTGGGACCTTTGGAGAAGCCCGTGAAGTGTATGCATTCCAGCATCAGTCGGAAGATATAAATTATGCCTCAGCCACTTTCCGGTTCAAGAATGGAACCATTGCTCAGCTTGAAGCATTTTGGGGGTATCCCGGGTCGTTCCATTCCTCCTTTGAATATGCGGATGCGGAAGGGATCATCTCAGGTGGAACCGGCGATGGCGAAAGTCTGCATATTCGGAAGTCGATTACGACGGGCTCAACATCGGGATTTGTGGAGACGCCTTCGAGTGTGATGCTGAAGGATCCGTATTATTTAGAACTGGAGCATTTTCTAAGCTGTCTAACAAGTGGGGAAGAGCCGATAGTCACTGCACAGGATGCGCTGGAAGCTGTACGCTGGGCTGAAGCCGCTCAGCAATCGGCAATGACCCATCAACCAGTGAAGCTTGAAGTGAAGGGGGATATTTAATGAGCCGTTTGAATATTGGCATGATCAGTTTCGCGCATGCGCATGCTTTTGACTATTTGGCAAGTTTACTGCACATGTCTGAAGTGACGGTCATTGGAATTGCTGATGAGGTGCCGGAGCGCACACAGGCGCTCGCAGAACGCCATTCGATTCCCTATTATTCTGACTACAAGGAACTTCTGGCTGATGGGGATATAGATGCCATAATTATTTGCTCAGAAAATGTCTATCATGCTGAGTTAACCATCGCTTCGGCTCGAGCAGGCAAGCATGTACTGTGCGAGAAGCCGCTAGGTCTGTCAGTGGAAGAAATGCAACGCATGATTTCAGTCTGCTCTGAAGAGGGAGTGCAGCTTATGACAGCCTTTCCTTGCCGCTTCCTGACTCCGGTTGTGCGGGCTAAGGAAGCGCTAGAACGCGGTGATATCGGTGAAATTATTGCTTTTAAAGGCACTAACAGAGGTTCTTTTCCGGGACCAAAATGGTTCTCTGATGAAGCCTTATCGGGGGGCGGTGCTGTTCTAGATCACACTGTGCATGTGATGGACCTGATGAACTGGTTCTCTGGTTCTTCTGTAGAACAGGTGTATGCCTATGCGGATACCTTATTTGATCCAGAACGCAAGCGGACAATCGATGATGCAGGAATGGTGCATGTAACTTTTGAGAATGGTGTGTTCGGAGTGCTGGATCCTAGCTGGTCACGCAATCCCGGCTTCCCCACATGGGGGGATGTGACCCTAGAAATCATTGGAACTAAAGGTGTCATCTCCATTGATGCTTTTAACCAAAAAAACAATGTATTCGGAAGAGCATCTGGCAAAGGGAACTGGTCCTTCTGGGGAGATGACATGAATGAACTGATGCTGAAGGCTTTTGTACAGGCGCTTCTAGAAGGGGTGGAGGTACCAATTTCGGGAATAGATGGACTCCGATCCACAGAGGTTGCACTTACCGCTTATCAATCTGCTCATGCAGGCCAACCGGTGCGCTTAAATAAATGAGGATGCTGTAAGCACAAAACTTTGAGGAGGATGGAACCGCCTATGAAGGATCAGGAATTGTTCGACAGCATGTGTGAAAGACTCTACTCTGCGGTAATCTCTGATACGCTGGATCAACTGGGCTATCGTAATCAGGTGATGCGGGAAAATATCAACCCGATAGATCCTACCTGGATCGTCGCCGGAAGAGCAAAGACCATTCTGTCTGTGGATATTCATCATTTGCCGGAAGATCCTTACACGAAAGAGATTGAGGCTGTGGACAGCGTTAAACCCGGCGAGATTGTTATCGGGTGTACGAATGAGTCGCGGCAGAACGGACTTTGGGGAGAATTACTGTCTACGGCCTCGAAAATGAGAGGTGGCCGCGGAGCGATAGTAGATGGATTAATCCGCGATACTGCCAAAATTCTAGAGCTTGGTTTTCCTGTCTTTGCTACCGGGACCAAACCCGTTGATTCTCAAGGGCGGGGGATTGTTATCGACTATGACATTCCTGTGCTGTGCGGTGGCGTATTGGTCCATCCCGGAGATGTAATCTTTGGTGATCGTGATGGTATCGTTGTGATTCCGGGCGCCATCATCGATGAAGTGTTCCAATTAGCTATGGATAAGGTGACTCGCGAGAATCATACACGGGATGAACTGCTCGAAGGATACACCTTGCGACAGGTCTATGATAAATACGGGGTGCTCTGATCAAGAACCGTGGGAGTGATAAACATGAGGCTGTCTGGCAAAAGAGCGCTGATCACAGGTGCAGCAAGAGGAATTGGATTGGGAATCGCCCTTCGATTTCTGGAAGAAGGTGCTCAGGTGGTTTTGCTGGACCGAAGTGAAGAGGAGCTTCTTACTGCACTGGAAACCGTGAAGGATTATGGTGAAAAGGTTTCAGTGGAGGTGTGTGATCTTCGCGATGTGGCACAGCTGGAGCAATCTGTTGCCCGAGCCTTTGAAAGGTTTGGCGGGATAGATATTGTAGTGAACAATGCTGGAATCGCCTTTCGTGAACACTTTCTCGATATCTCGGCGGAGCACTGGAATGCAGTGTTTGATATTAACGTAAGGGCCGTTTATTTAATCGGTCAGCTTGCAGCAAGACAAATGATTTCTCAGGGTGGCGGAGGCGTCATTCTCAATATGAGCTCCAAAAATGGTCTGACGGCAAGCTCCGAGCTCGCGCATTACAATGCTTCTAAGGCTGCTGTTATATTACTAACCGAATCTATGGCAGTGGAGTTGGCGGCTTATGGGATCCGGGTAAAAGCAGTAGCACCGGGATTCGTGGATACGCCGCTTGACCGCAAGCTGCGTGAAGCTTCGAAGCTCCCAGCGTATTCGGAGCATACACCGATGAAGCGGGCGGCAACCATAAGGGAAGCTGCCAATGTATTTCTTTTTCTGGCTTCTGATGAAGCCTCCTATGTAACGGGAGAAACCATTCGTGTGGATGGTGGACATTTGGCTAATGGTAGTGAACTGTAAATAGAAGAAGGAGTGAATTTTTTGGAAAGTACAGAACTTCAGGCAGAATTGATGATTGATGCTCAGGCTGAGCTTGGTGAAGGACCGCATTGGGATGCCGAATCCAAACAGTTGTATTGGGTGGATGTTACGAGAAGGAAGCTTAGAATATACAACCGGATCACGGGTAATGAAGTAGTCCGCTCCTTCGACCGGATGATCAGCGCAGTGATTCCAACCACTGCGGGAGGACTTGCATTGGCCATGGAGGATGGAGTCTATCTCTCTCAAGCTGAGAATTCTCCTGTCTTATTGACTTCGATAGAAGCAGAGCTACCACTAAACCGATTAAATGATGCCAAATGCGATCGACAAGGCCGACTGTGGGTGGGAACGATAAGCTTGAACAATGATGCGCCGGATTCCGGAGGCTTCTACGTCGTGGAGCCTGATGGCTTCACTCGCCAAGTGTTATCTGGCATCGGCTGCTCGAACGGAATGGCTTGGGACTACTCGCGGAGCAAGATGTATTACATTGATACGCCGACTAGGCAAGTGGATGTCATTGATTACGAAGAAGAGTCTGGAAGGATAAGTAACCGAAGATTAGCGTTCCGAATTCCTACAACGACTGGCTATCCAGATGGAATGACAATAGATAGTGAAGGCATGCTTTGGGTTGCCCATTGGGGTGGTGGCTGTGTGTCACGATGGAACCCAGATACGGGTGAGCAGCTTGGACTCATTCGAGTTCCAGCACCACTGGTGACCTCATGTACTTTTGGAGGTGACGATCTAACGGAACTCTACATTACAACAGCAAGGATAGGGATGCACGAGAAGGAGTTGCGCGATTATCCTTTTGCAGGTGGTTTGTTTATGGTTAAGCCCGGAGTGAGCGGCTTGCTGCCCGGAAACTTTCAGGGTAAGGAGTAGGAGGAGGAGGCGAAGCGATGCGACTCAAAGATAAGATCGTCATTATAACCGGAGCAGGCTCGGGGATTGGAAAAAGCACGGCCGCACTATTCGCTTCAGAAGGAGCGACGGTAATCATTGCAGATGTCCAAGAGGAATCAGGAAACGCAGCTGTTGCTGAAATAGAAGCGTCGGGTGGGAAAGCGCTATTCATCCCCTGTGATGTTAGCAATGCTAGCAGTACTACTGCAATGGCTGATCAGGTAATCCATGCTTTTGGTCGAATCGATGTGCTTTTTAATAATGCTGGGATCAGCGGCGTAGGTGCAGTACATGTGGTCGACGAGGAAGTGTGGGAGAGGGTCATGCAGGTCAATGTAACAGGCGTGTTCTTAACCTGCAAGGCAGTTCTTCCTTATATGATGAAGAGCAAGACGGGTTCTATCATTAATATGTCCTCTGGCATCGCCGAAATCGGAGTCGCAGAGCGAGCTTCCTACAGTGCTTCTAAGGGCGCGGTTCTATCTTTAACTAAAGCTATGCAGGTCGATTATGCACCTTACGGCATTCGTGTAAATGCGCTGCTGCCAGGTACGATTATGACTCCGTTTGTAGAAGGTTATTTGAAGACTTCTCTGGATCCAGAGGCTTCGGTTGCGGCCATTAAGCGTAGACAGCTTAGTGGTGAGCTTGGCAAACCTGAGGATGTGGCACGAGCCGCATTATTTCTCGCTTCCGATGAGTCCGAGTTTGTGATGGGTTCGCCGCTATATGTGGATGGTGGCCTTGTCTTCGGCAAAAATGCATAAAGTGAAGGAGAGTTTTATAGATGAAGCTAATTACCTTTTTGCAAAAAGAGGATGATCATATGGGCATTCTAACCGACCTTGGGGTGGTGGATATTGAGGCGGCAAAGACTGCATTATCCACTCGGACGGAGGTTCCAGTAACGGTTAGGCAATTGCTTGACGGTGGGGAGGAAGCGCTTAACCAACTGAGGATGTTTGTGAATGAGCTGCCTGAAGGAGAAGTGAATCCATCCTGGCTCAAGCAGGAAGAAGATTTGACCTTCGGTCCCTGTGTTGCTGATCCTGGCAAAATCATCTGCATTGGCCTGAATTATCGCCGGCATGCGGAAGAGACTGGGATGGCTATTCCCGAATATCCCATCCTGTTCAATAAGTTTAACAATACACTAACCGGACATGGCTCAGAGGCTCCGCTTCCGCGGACCAGCCAGAAGGTGGACTACGAGGCAGAGCTTGGCATCGTCATCGGTCGAACCGCGAAATATGTGGCTGAGGAAGAGGCACTGGATTATGTCTTCGGCTATTGTACGGCTAATGATCTGTCGGCGCGTGATTTACAGATGCGGACGAGTCAATGGCTTGCGGGAAAGTCTTGCGATAAATTTTCACCCCTTGGGCCGTACCTAGTCACTGCGGATGAAGTGGGCGATCCAAATCAACTCGATATTCAGTGCACGGTGAATGGGGAATTACGTCAGAACTCCAACACTTCGGACATGATTTTTAATTGCAAGCAGATTGTCAGCTATGTGTCCCAGTGTATGACGCTTTCGCCGGGGGATATTATCTTGACTGGAACACCAGAAGGCGTCGTGATGGGTTACCCTCCAGAGGATCAGGTCTATTTGCAAGCTGGTGATGTGGTCACGGTGCAGATTGAGAAGCTTGGTGCCATTACAAATAAGATGGTTAGCGAATAGGAGGGACTTGGGATGATCTTCGATTGTCATACCCATTTGTTTGGACCAGGAATGGTTTCAGGACCTACGGATGAGGCGATCAAACGAGCTTGGGGGCCAGATATGAATATCGAAGCAACCCCTGAGCAGCACCGCCGTAATCTGGAAGGCTTCTCTGGTGCGATTGTACTGGCCTTGGCAGCGCATGCAACGGGACTTGTTGTGCCCAATGCGTATGTCGCAGATTACTGTCGCACGGATCCAAATCGGTTATTCGGTTTTGCTAGTGTAGATCCCAATCATCTGGATTGTGTTGCTGAATTTGAGACTGCGATCCGGGAGATGGGATTAAAAGGGCTGAAGCTTGCACCTATCTATCAGAATTTTTACCCTGATGATCCCAAGCATTATGCTCTCTACGCCAAAGCAGAACAGCTGGATGTACCTATTCTTTGGCATCAGGGAACCTCTTTTGTACCGGAGGGATATTTGGATGCTTCAAGGCCGGCGATGCTGGATCCGATTGCCCGTGCATTTCCGAAGCTGAAGATGATTGTGGCACATATGGGCCATCCCTGGATTGATGAATGTATTTCACTGGTGCGCAAGCATCCTAACCTATATATGGACATTTCAGCGTTAGGAAGCAGGCCTTGGCAATTCTACAATGCACTGGTATCTGCGATGGAATACGGGGTGCAAGATAAAATACTGTTCGGGTCGGATTATCCTTTCTTTGGGACACAGAAGATGCTAGATGCTCTCTACCATATCAATGATCTAGCGGAGGGAACGAAGCTGCCACAAATACCACAAAAATTTATCGAGGACATAATACATCGTCTAACACCGGAGATTATTGGTTTTACATGAGGGATTTATGCTTGGTTTATAAGCGAGGTTGTTAAAAGGAGATGGGGTCATGGCGGAGTGCAGGGACAGCGAGGAGAGTGTGGCTGAATCCGGTGATAAGTTGAAGAGCGAGTTCTATTTTCAGGAAAAAGATTTATGGGGATTTATCCATCGTTCCTTCACGAAGTCTATGGGGTACACCGAAGAAGATCTCCGCAAGCCAGTGATCGGTATTTGCAACACGTTCAGTGAGCTGAATAAATGCCATTCCCATTTTAATGAATTGGTGGATTATGTGAAGCGTGGTGTTTGGCAGGCAGGGGGAGTGCCGATGGAATTCCCGACGATCTCGATTGGTGAGCCTTATGTGAAGCCTACAACGATGCTGCTGCGTAATTTGATGGCGATGGATACGGAAGAAATGATGAAAGGGCATCCCATTGATGGCGTAGTGCTGCTAGGGGGTTGCGACAAAACGGTACCCGCTCAGCTGATGGCAGCCGCTAGCGCCAATATTCCAGCCATTGTGCTGACAGGTGGCCCTATGCTAAACGGTCGATTGGGCGGCCGTAGCCTTGGAGCGTGCACGGATTGTTATGGCTTTACGCTGGAGCATAAAGCCGGAAATATAAGTGACGAAGAGCTGGCTGTTGCAGAGAATGCAATTTGCCGCAGTGATGGTCACTGTATGGTGATGGGCACAGCCAGCACGATGGCCTCGATCGCCGAAGCGATCGGCATGGCGTTACCAGGCTGTGCAGCAATCCCGGCGCCGGACAGCAGACGCAGACATATGTCCGAGCGAACGGGCAAGCAGATCGTAGAGCTGGTTCGCCAGGGCATCCGTCCCCGCGACATTATGACGGCGGCGGCGATCGAGAATGCGATCACAGTTACGATGGCGAGCGGCGGATCGACGAACGCTATCATCCATCTCATAGCGATCTCCCAGCGGCTGGGGATGAAGCTGCCTTTAGAGACGTTTGACCGGATTAGTAGCCAGACACCGTTCATTTTGAACCTGCGTCCTTCGGGCAAATATCAGATGGAGGAGTATTTCGAGGCAGGTGGTGTCCCCGCGCTGATGAAGGAGCTGGAGCCGCTGCTGCATGGGGATTGCTTGACTGTAACGGGCAGAACGGTTGCAGAAAATCTGGTTCAGGCAGTAACGCTGGACAGAGATGTGATTCGTACCTTGGAGGAGCCGCTGGACAGCCAAGGTGGGATTGCCGTATTGCGTGGGAATCTGGCGCCGGATGGGGCGTTGATTAAGCAAACCGCTGTATCCGCTCATCTCAAAAAGCATATCGGACGCGCAGTAGTGTTCGAGAGTCCGGCCGATCTAAATGAGCGAATCGATGATCCTGATCTGGTCGTGGATGAGAACAGTGTGCTAGTGCTAAAAAACGCAGGACCGAAGGGGGCTCCAGCGATGCCGGAAATTGGGCAAATCCCGATTCCGCAAAAGCTGCTGAAGCAGGGCATACGCGACATGGTCCGCATCTCTGACGCGCGGATCAGCGGTACTTCCTATGGCGCATTGATTGTACATGCGGCTCCGGAAGCGGCTATTGGCGGAACGCTGGCTCTTGTGCAGGATGGCGACGAAATCGAGTTGGATATTTCCGTGAGGCGCTTGGAGCTGAAGGTGTCGGATGAGGAATTGGCGCGACGGAGGGTCTCATGGCAAGCGCCTAAGCCGCACTACGACAGGGGTTATGGCTTACTGTTTCATGAGCGGGTACTTCAGGCCAACCTTGGTTGTGATTTTGATTTTTTACTCCCTGCTGAGCTTAGGGAAGAGTTGCTGGGTGAGATGGAATCAGTTCGCAAGATGGAGTCACCGAGACTGAATTAATCTAATGCTTGTGAAGATGAAATAGCTGCACTTTATACAACTACAGTTTATCGTAATCGTCTAATTTAGATTTTAATTGCACTTCATACAGTTAAATCTTATCAAATCGCTGTTTTTAGGCTCATTTTGGATTTTTAATTGCAGAAAGTACAACTAAATTGCTATCTATGGGAACAGGAGTTGATATAAGTGTACGAAATACACTTATATCGCACGAATTGCACGAATTGCACGAATTGCACGAATTGCACGAATCGCAAGTATCGCACGCATGGTACGTTCGCACGTATCGAATGTATCTGAGGCGTCGGAAGCAGCTATTGGCGGAACACTGACCCTTGTGCAGGATGGCGATGAAACAAGTTGGATATTTTCTCGAGGCGATTAGAGTTGAAGGTATCGGATGAGTAACTGCCCTAACGTCGGTTTGCGTGGCGAGCGCCTAAGTTACACTACGACAAAGGTTAGTATGAGTTTCCTGGATTGTCTGACTAAACTGGATGGATTGAATGGATTGATTAGGCTGGATTGGACTGAGCTGGGTTGATTGTTTTGCTTTACGTTGCTTTAAGTTGATTGTACTTTCTGCAATAGATCCCGCTTTAGAGAGGCTGGATTTTGATTCTATTGCACTTTCTGCAATGGAATTTCAGATAATCATCACTATACGAGCTTGTGGCCAGAATCTGATGTATGAAGTGCAATAGATTCATTTTTTAGCGATGTATTGGGAGATTCTATTGCACATTCTGCAACCAGGGAGATAGTTTCTGATTGCGGCGAGCTTGGTTTGTGAATGTACCTAGCTAGTTTTCTGAATGTAGCTAGCTTGGCTTACGATGGCGGCTAGCTGGTTTTCGAATACGGTGAGTTTGGATTGTGATTACTGCGATTTTGGTTTCCAATTACAGCATGTATTGTTTTCATTTACACCAAGCAATAAGGTCGTTTGTGGCAAAAGCAACAAACCAGAGTCAATGGAGAGGAGAGTTCAATGATGCGAACCGTTCAAGAGTTGGAGGAGCGCTTGGCAAGTCCGTCCACAGCACTGATTGAGGAGCTTAGCCAGCTCGATGGAGATATTATGCTTCTAGGCGTGGGGGGTAAGATGGGACCCAGTCTTGCAAGGCTAGCGGTGAATGCAATTCGCCAAGCGGGGCTAGACAAAAAAGTCATCGGTGTATCCCGCTTCTCTAATAAGGAGCTAAGACGAGAGCTTGAAGAGGCTGGTGTCGAGATTATCTCCGCTGATTTGTCTGACGATAAGGCGCTGCAGGTACTCCCTGAAACCCAAAATATTCTCTACATGGCCGGAAATAAATTCGGCACAACCGGGAATGAACATTTCACTTGGATGATGAATGCCTATCTTCCGGGACGCGTTGCAGAACGGTTCCGTAATTCACGAATGGTTGTGTTCTCGACAGGCAATGTTTACCCTTTTACTCCGGTCAGTCAAGGAGGCGCAACGGAGAGAACTTCTCCGAACGCAAATGGGGAGTATGGGCAATCCTGTCTGGGACGGGAGCGTATATTTGAACATTTCTCTCATGAAAATGGAACGCCGATGTTCATTTATCGGCTGAATTACGCCATTGATCTGCGGTATGGCGTGTTGCTGGAGCTTGCTCGGTCGGTTAGGGAAGGACTTCCCATCGATATCACGATGGGCCATGCCAATGTGATCTGGCAAGGGGATGCGAATGAAATCGCATTGCGAGCACTGCTACGTTGCAGTTCGCCGCCTAATGTCATGAACATTACCGGGCCTGAGACATTATCCCTGCGCTGGGCAGCGAATGAATTCGGCCGAAAGCTAGGCATAGAGCCTATCTTTACAGGTATAGAAGCGCCTACTGCGCTGCTAAGCAACGCAGCGAAAGCCGCTGCCGCCTTTGGCTATCCACGGGTATCGCTGGCCGAAATGATCGACTGGATTGGCGATTGGGTAGGACGAGGCGGAGAAACCTGGAATAAACCCACGCATTTTCAGGAGCGGGAGGGCAAATATTAATGACACTGACAAGAGTACCTTTGACTTCGGAATTACATGCCGCGCTTCATGATGGGTTGGCTATTCCCGCACATCCTCTCGCCTTAACGAAAGAGCGCAAGCTGGATGAGCGACGTCAACGGGCACTTACCCGTTATTACGTTGCTTCTGGAGCGGGTGGAGTTGCGGTAGCCGTACATTCCACTCAATTCAAGATCAGGAATCCAGAAGTAGGGTTGCTGGAGCCTGTGTTACGTCTAGCTGCGGAAGAGGTGGAACGAGCTCAGTTAGATCGACCTTTCATGAAAGTAGCGGGTATTTGCGGTGGGACGGAGCAGGCTGTTCTTGA contains the following coding sequences:
- a CDS encoding glycosyltransferase family 4 protein, yielding MMKILYFYKFCILGGVTTQLANRLKFLRHHSEVHFAFLEDYGGASAFEGYEHVRILGTVEEIKSYIEAFDFDVIITIDTYELYEALGPVQEGKVIIHEVHTTYSEPLQKLAATKDSLPFHYVITPSAYMKDYLESIGIAGAYHINNCLDTNLFRYEAGIEQEPATILWVGKLDDHKNWSSYLNIAGKLNAKMPELQFMLIGGYTAPDEIKKQLMVKVEQQGIMHFKWIPKVEYDEMYRYYSSVAQNGGLYISTTTNESFGMTVLEAMACRCPVVVPSVGALPELLDGLISVSLYESGNEEECVDRLSALLEQNSLREGLKSLGEQKARTAYSIEQVGKEYMELLERFREERLFPK
- a CDS encoding Gfo/Idh/MocA family oxidoreductase, which codes for MEELQIGMVGLDTSHSRIFAALLNDESHPLYIPGGRLHCGYPGGSPDFELSYSRVRPISSELQERYGVELLDSIAEVAERSHAILLTSVDGRVHKEQFAVLAPYGKPVFIDKPLAVSSEDAKVIVELAERYGTPFFSSSMVRFGEPLVALLKDDSAGAILGADCAGPLDLQPTQPGLFWYGIHAAEMLYAALGEGCHSVRAVSNDTQEWVVGQWKDGRIGTIRGNRTGGSDFYIVLHRERGSNGINALGANYNAGHQQLLKKFIAMARGDSPPVRSSLTLELIRFIEAANESRVSGADVRL
- a CDS encoding Gfo/Idh/MocA family oxidoreductase, with amino-acid sequence MIRTAVIGCGGMGTVHADRYKSMPEAELVAVCDIVEKAAEVLGNLVGVSYFTSVQEMLEQVKPEVVSIAVPTYLHVELVRIAADHGAHVICEKPLALTSQEAEEAIRYCNERGVRLFVGHVVRFFPSYRQLAAGITQLGSDQGGIYHAKRAGSHPGIVQEWFRDPLLSGGVIMDLMIHDIDYIRGTFGEAREVYAFQHQSEDINYASATFRFKNGTIAQLEAFWGYPGSFHSSFEYADAEGIISGGTGDGESLHIRKSITTGSTSGFVETPSSVMLKDPYYLELEHFLSCLTSGEEPIVTAQDALEAVRWAEAAQQSAMTHQPVKLEVKGDI
- a CDS encoding Gfo/Idh/MocA family oxidoreductase, with the translated sequence MSRLNIGMISFAHAHAFDYLASLLHMSEVTVIGIADEVPERTQALAERHSIPYYSDYKELLADGDIDAIIICSENVYHAELTIASARAGKHVLCEKPLGLSVEEMQRMISVCSEEGVQLMTAFPCRFLTPVVRAKEALERGDIGEIIAFKGTNRGSFPGPKWFSDEALSGGGAVLDHTVHVMDLMNWFSGSSVEQVYAYADTLFDPERKRTIDDAGMVHVTFENGVFGVLDPSWSRNPGFPTWGDVTLEIIGTKGVISIDAFNQKNNVFGRASGKGNWSFWGDDMNELMLKAFVQALLEGVEVPISGIDGLRSTEVALTAYQSAHAGQPVRLNK
- a CDS encoding RraA family protein, producing MKDQELFDSMCERLYSAVISDTLDQLGYRNQVMRENINPIDPTWIVAGRAKTILSVDIHHLPEDPYTKEIEAVDSVKPGEIVIGCTNESRQNGLWGELLSTASKMRGGRGAIVDGLIRDTAKILELGFPVFATGTKPVDSQGRGIVIDYDIPVLCGGVLVHPGDVIFGDRDGIVVIPGAIIDEVFQLAMDKVTRENHTRDELLEGYTLRQVYDKYGVL
- a CDS encoding SDR family oxidoreductase is translated as MRLSGKRALITGAARGIGLGIALRFLEEGAQVVLLDRSEEELLTALETVKDYGEKVSVEVCDLRDVAQLEQSVARAFERFGGIDIVVNNAGIAFREHFLDISAEHWNAVFDINVRAVYLIGQLAARQMISQGGGGVILNMSSKNGLTASSELAHYNASKAAVILLTESMAVELAAYGIRVKAVAPGFVDTPLDRKLREASKLPAYSEHTPMKRAATIREAANVFLFLASDEASYVTGETIRVDGGHLANGSEL
- a CDS encoding SMP-30/gluconolactonase/LRE family protein encodes the protein MESTELQAELMIDAQAELGEGPHWDAESKQLYWVDVTRRKLRIYNRITGNEVVRSFDRMISAVIPTTAGGLALAMEDGVYLSQAENSPVLLTSIEAELPLNRLNDAKCDRQGRLWVGTISLNNDAPDSGGFYVVEPDGFTRQVLSGIGCSNGMAWDYSRSKMYYIDTPTRQVDVIDYEEESGRISNRRLAFRIPTTTGYPDGMTIDSEGMLWVAHWGGGCVSRWNPDTGEQLGLIRVPAPLVTSCTFGGDDLTELYITTARIGMHEKELRDYPFAGGLFMVKPGVSGLLPGNFQGKE